One Desulfovibrio sp. ZJ209 genomic window carries:
- the rny gene encoding ribonuclease Y: MDPIIIAALCGAVLAGCLAGMLVQRHLAAKRVGDADELARRIVEEARKEAQAQKKELLLQGQDDLFNQKRELENEFRERERDVKQRERKLDEMGGRLEEKLEKAAARELDLLSAEKELARKERELSESETFLQERISEQERRLSEIAGLTPDEARARLLADIEARTRHESAKMIRQIETQARETADRKAKDILCNVIQRYAGDYVNEQTVTAVTLPSEDMKGRIIGREGRNIRALEAATGVDLIIDDTPETVILSAYSPLRRQVARMALERLIQDGRIHPARIEDVVQKCQQELDVQVREVGEQATFDAGVHGIHPEIVRLLGQLRYRTSFTQNVLQHSLEVSALCGMLAAELGMDVRKAKRAGLLHDIGKAVDHEVEGPHALIGADIAKKYNESPDIVHAIAAHHEDQRPSTALAVLVQAADSISGARPGARKELLENYVKRLEDLEGIATSFEGVTKAYAIQAGREVRVMVDADSVDDDATYLLCKDIAEKIEKNLTYPGQIRVTVIRERRAVGLAK; the protein is encoded by the coding sequence ATGGACCCAATCATCATCGCGGCGCTCTGCGGGGCCGTGCTGGCCGGTTGCCTGGCCGGCATGCTCGTGCAGCGCCATCTCGCGGCCAAGCGCGTCGGCGACGCCGACGAGCTCGCGCGGCGTATCGTGGAAGAGGCCCGCAAGGAGGCCCAGGCCCAGAAAAAGGAGCTCCTGCTCCAGGGCCAGGACGATCTTTTCAACCAGAAGCGCGAACTGGAAAACGAGTTCCGCGAGCGGGAGCGCGATGTCAAGCAGCGCGAGCGCAAGCTGGACGAAATGGGCGGCCGCCTCGAGGAAAAGCTGGAAAAGGCCGCGGCCCGCGAGCTCGACCTGCTCTCGGCGGAAAAGGAACTGGCCCGCAAGGAGCGCGAGCTCTCCGAATCCGAAACCTTTTTGCAGGAGCGCATCAGCGAGCAGGAGCGGCGCCTTTCCGAGATCGCCGGCCTCACGCCGGACGAGGCCCGGGCGCGGCTGCTCGCCGACATCGAGGCGCGCACGCGCCACGAATCCGCCAAGATGATCCGCCAGATCGAGACCCAGGCCCGCGAGACCGCCGACCGCAAGGCCAAGGACATTCTCTGCAATGTCATCCAGCGCTATGCCGGCGACTATGTGAACGAGCAGACCGTGACCGCCGTCACCCTGCCGAGCGAGGACATGAAGGGCCGCATCATCGGCCGCGAGGGGCGGAATATCCGCGCGCTGGAGGCCGCCACCGGCGTTGACCTCATCATCGACGACACCCCGGAGACGGTCATCCTCTCGGCCTACAGCCCGCTCAGGCGGCAGGTGGCGCGCATGGCGCTCGAGCGCCTCATCCAGGACGGCCGCATCCACCCGGCGCGCATCGAGGACGTGGTCCAGAAATGCCAGCAGGAGCTCGACGTGCAGGTGCGCGAGGTGGGCGAACAGGCCACCTTCGACGCGGGCGTGCACGGCATCCACCCGGAAATCGTGCGCCTCTTGGGCCAGTTGCGCTACCGCACCTCGTTCACGCAGAACGTGCTCCAGCACTCGCTGGAGGTCTCGGCGCTGTGCGGCATGCTGGCCGCCGAGCTCGGCATGGACGTGCGCAAGGCCAAGCGCGCGGGCCTGCTCCACGACATCGGCAAGGCCGTGGACCACGAGGTCGAGGGCCCGCACGCCCTCATCGGCGCGGACATCGCCAAGAAGTACAACGAGAGCCCGGACATCGTGCACGCCATCGCGGCCCACCACGAGGACCAGCGGCCCTCCACGGCGCTGGCCGTGCTCGTGCAGGCGGCCGACTCCATCTCCGGCGCGAGACCGGGCGCGCGTAAGGAACTTCTGGAGAACTACGTCAAGCGCCTGGAAGACCTTGAGGGCATCGCCACCAGCTTCGAGGGCGTCACCAAGGCCTATGCCATCCAGGCCGGCCGCGAGGTGCGCGTCATGGTGGACGCGGACAGCGTGGACGACGACGCCACCTACCTGCTCTGCAAGGACATTGCCGAGAAGATCGAGAAAAACCTCACCTATCCGGGGCAAATCCGCGTGACCGTCATCCGCGAGCGCCGGGC
- a CDS encoding cell division protein ZapA codes for MSDTNINLTVLGVDIAFRAGADMERAREAARLVEERFARGKTRSQGGQGREILLTFLALGLADELLQLKKTQNDARRRIAALLARIENSEE; via the coding sequence GTGAGTGATACCAACATCAACCTTACCGTTCTTGGCGTGGACATCGCCTTCCGGGCCGGGGCCGACATGGAGCGCGCCCGCGAAGCGGCCCGGCTGGTGGAAGAACGGTTTGCGCGCGGAAAAACGAGGTCCCAGGGCGGCCAGGGCAGGGAGATCCTGCTCACCTTTCTGGCCCTAGGCCTGGCGGATGAACTGTTGCAGTTGAAGAAAACGCAGAATGACGCGCGGCGGCGCATTGCCGCGCTTCTTGCACGGATAGAGAATTCCGAAGAATAG
- the zapB gene encoding cell division protein ZapB: MELLEQLEARVAELLARLDRLRAENAHLRAELSAQGVESSGLEEENRRLHESLAREEGRRAEALQRIDALLRKIQEHDSVE; this comes from the coding sequence ATGGAACTTCTGGAACAGCTTGAGGCGCGTGTCGCCGAACTCCTGGCCCGGCTGGACCGTCTGCGGGCCGAGAATGCGCACCTGCGCGCCGAGCTTTCCGCTCAGGGCGTGGAATCGTCCGGGCTGGAAGAAGAAAACCGCAGGCTGCATGAATCCCTCGCCCGCGAGGAAGGGCGGCGCGCCGAGGCGCTCCAGCGCATCGACGCCCTGCTGCGCAAGATCCAGGAGCATGACAGCGTCGAGTAG
- a CDS encoding Bax inhibitor-1/YccA family protein — MAPFPNTIAQGRVSSVASVYMRHVYQWMTAGLAVTTVVAYGVAGTPAIRDAVLGNSLVMILLVLAQFGLVIALSAAINKLSAGAATGLFLLYSALTGAMLSSIFVVYPIASIGTAFLVTTGTFLAMSVYGTVTKRDLTGFGNFLFMGLIGILIAMVVNFFLKSTMMNFIVSCLGVLIFTGLTAYDTQKLRRFGEGAPLEDGTAVRRGAILGALTLYLDFINIFLMLLQLFGGNRD, encoded by the coding sequence ATGGCACCCTTCCCCAATACCATCGCCCAAGGCCGCGTCTCGAGCGTGGCTTCCGTCTATATGCGCCACGTCTACCAGTGGATGACCGCGGGCCTCGCCGTCACCACGGTGGTGGCCTACGGCGTGGCCGGCACACCGGCCATCCGCGACGCCGTCCTCGGCAACAGCCTGGTCATGATTTTACTGGTGCTCGCCCAGTTCGGCCTCGTCATCGCGCTCTCGGCGGCCATCAACAAGCTCTCCGCCGGCGCGGCCACGGGGCTCTTCCTGCTCTATTCGGCGCTCACCGGGGCCATGCTCTCGTCCATCTTCGTGGTCTATCCCATCGCGTCCATCGGCACGGCCTTCCTCGTGACCACGGGCACCTTCCTCGCCATGTCGGTCTACGGCACCGTGACCAAGCGCGACCTCACGGGCTTCGGCAACTTCCTCTTCATGGGCCTCATCGGCATCCTCATCGCCATGGTGGTGAACTTCTTTTTGAAGAGCACCATGATGAACTTCATCGTGAGCTGCCTCGGGGTGCTCATCTTCACCGGGCTCACCGCCTATGACACCCAGAAGCTGCGCCGCTTCGGCGAGGGCGCGCCCCTCGAGGACGGCACGGCCGTGCGCCGCGGGGCCATCTTGGGCGCGCTGACCCTCTACCTCGACTTCATCAACATCTTCCTCATGCTGCTCCAGCTTTTCGGCGGCAACCGCGACTAG
- a CDS encoding VacB/RNase II family 3'-5' exoribonuclease: protein MKKPKKHRTDSRAGAVPAGDELLAIFDRQARPLRLDALLRAARVPRQGKRQLEAELAALAREGRLLRLAGGLWTRPESLRQVTGRYRALRDGGGFVTPVREDGAAAGPELFIHPAQRGGAWHGDLVSAVAVPGREGRGHGLSRAPEGRVTHILERANKEVPVHLVRRTGVTLFCRPADSRIPVNFSVSLPEGGVPGLPQGGRLEAGTLLLVTPEAELASDLWSARLAGAYGREDDVAVQEELVKLNHEAPREFPPAALAEAAALPAGPTPEDVAGREDVRHLPLVTIDGADARDFDDAVHVEKRGKGWLLRVAIADVSHYVRPGRGGQGGAGATGALDAEALARGNSWYFPRSVEPMLPPALSNGLCSLKPGEDRLAMMVELPLDERGRPGEPRFAPVVMRSAARLTYDAVRDAVLDRDEAARRAIREQPRGEAVLAMLDEAFALYRVLREARRARGSLDFDLPEARYQFGQDGRVTGVGVAERHDAHRLIEEFMIAANEAVARWLGARGTPEFLYRVHPEPDAERLEALFTTLEATALESLPPRLRVNGKPNAAALREILARAQGSPQEYVVNRLCLRALPQARYQPENQGHFGLASTDYCHFTSPIRRYADLLVHRALKAALGKPCGEIPAGQRLLRIGDQLNRRERAAMECEREMARRLACLSLSGREGERLDGVISGVTPFGIFVELDGMPVEGMIRLEDLTDDWYVYAPDRLSLTGERLGRVWKLGEPVKVRLEEVDMGRLEIRLLPLTLPAQGRAPRKGGPARGKGRPPKPGGPKDRRDGRRPGAGKGRKRKGPAPGGRNSRSGSGAGEERKRPARPASSGRRGQPERDGKPASAGKAPRRERPRTSAGRHRRGDKAR, encoded by the coding sequence ATGAAAAAACCCAAGAAACACCGCACTGACAGCCGCGCCGGCGCCGTTCCGGCCGGCGACGAGCTCCTGGCCATCTTCGACCGCCAGGCGCGCCCCCTGCGCTTGGACGCGCTTTTGCGGGCCGCGCGCGTCCCGCGCCAAGGGAAACGGCAGCTCGAGGCGGAGCTCGCGGCCCTCGCCCGCGAGGGGCGCCTCCTGCGCCTCGCCGGCGGCCTGTGGACGCGGCCCGAAAGCCTGCGCCAGGTCACGGGCCGTTACCGCGCCCTGCGCGACGGCGGCGGCTTCGTGACGCCCGTGCGCGAGGACGGCGCGGCGGCCGGCCCCGAGCTCTTCATCCATCCGGCCCAGCGCGGGGGCGCCTGGCACGGCGACCTCGTGAGCGCCGTGGCCGTGCCCGGCAGGGAGGGCCGCGGCCACGGCCTTTCGCGCGCGCCCGAAGGCCGCGTGACCCACATCCTCGAGCGGGCGAACAAGGAAGTGCCGGTGCATCTGGTGCGCCGCACCGGGGTGACGCTCTTCTGCCGCCCGGCGGACAGCCGCATCCCGGTGAATTTCAGCGTTTCCCTGCCCGAAGGCGGGGTACCGGGCCTGCCCCAGGGGGGGCGCCTGGAGGCGGGGACGCTCCTCCTTGTCACCCCCGAGGCGGAGCTGGCCTCGGACCTCTGGAGCGCGCGGCTCGCGGGCGCCTATGGCCGCGAGGACGACGTGGCCGTGCAGGAGGAGCTCGTCAAGCTCAACCACGAGGCGCCGCGCGAATTTCCCCCGGCCGCGCTCGCCGAGGCCGCGGCCCTCCCCGCCGGGCCCACCCCCGAAGACGTGGCCGGCCGCGAGGATGTGCGCCATCTCCCGCTCGTGACCATCGACGGCGCGGACGCGCGCGACTTTGACGACGCCGTGCACGTGGAGAAGCGCGGCAAGGGCTGGCTTTTGCGCGTGGCCATCGCCGACGTGAGCCACTACGTGCGGCCCGGGCGCGGCGGCCAGGGCGGCGCGGGAGCCACCGGGGCGCTCGACGCAGAGGCGCTTGCCCGCGGCAATTCCTGGTATTTTCCGCGCTCGGTGGAGCCCATGCTGCCGCCCGCGCTCTCCAACGGCCTGTGCAGCCTGAAGCCCGGGGAAGACCGGCTCGCCATGATGGTGGAGCTGCCCCTTGACGAAAGGGGGCGTCCGGGCGAGCCGCGCTTTGCGCCGGTGGTCATGCGCTCGGCCGCGCGCCTCACGTATGACGCGGTGCGCGACGCCGTGCTCGACCGGGACGAGGCGGCGCGGCGCGCCATCCGCGAACAGCCGCGCGGGGAAGCGGTGCTCGCCATGCTGGACGAGGCCTTCGCCCTGTACCGCGTGTTGCGGGAGGCGCGCAGGGCGCGGGGCAGCCTCGATTTCGACCTGCCCGAGGCCCGCTACCAGTTCGGGCAGGACGGCCGCGTGACCGGCGTGGGCGTGGCCGAGCGCCACGACGCGCACCGGCTCATCGAGGAATTCATGATTGCAGCCAACGAGGCCGTGGCCCGCTGGCTCGGCGCCCGGGGCACGCCGGAATTTCTCTACCGCGTCCACCCCGAGCCGGATGCGGAGCGCCTGGAGGCGCTGTTCACCACCCTCGAGGCCACGGCGCTGGAGAGCCTGCCGCCGCGCCTTCGGGTGAACGGCAAGCCGAACGCCGCGGCCCTGCGCGAGATCCTGGCCCGCGCCCAGGGCTCGCCGCAGGAATATGTGGTCAACCGCCTCTGCCTGCGGGCGCTGCCCCAGGCCCGGTACCAGCCGGAGAACCAGGGCCATTTCGGGCTGGCCTCCACCGACTATTGCCACTTCACCTCGCCCATCCGCCGTTATGCGGACCTGCTCGTGCACCGGGCGCTCAAGGCGGCGCTGGGCAAGCCGTGCGGCGAGATCCCGGCCGGGCAGCGCCTTTTGCGCATCGGCGACCAGCTCAACCGCCGCGAGCGCGCGGCCATGGAGTGCGAGCGCGAAATGGCGCGCCGCCTCGCCTGCCTGAGTCTCTCGGGGCGAGAGGGCGAGCGGCTTGACGGCGTCATCAGCGGCGTCACGCCCTTCGGCATCTTCGTGGAGCTCGACGGCATGCCTGTTGAAGGTATGATCCGCCTCGAAGACCTCACGGACGACTGGTACGTGTACGCCCCCGACCGCCTCAGCCTCACGGGCGAGCGCCTGGGCCGCGTCTGGAAGCTGGGCGAGCCCGTGAAGGTGCGCCTTGAAGAGGTGGACATGGGCAGGCTCGAGATCCGCCTGTTGCCACTCACGCTGCCCGCGCAGGGGAGAGCCCCGCGCAAGGGGGGCCCGGCGCGCGGCAAGGGCCGGCCCCCGAAGCCCGGAGGCCCCAAGGACAGGCGGGACGGCCGGCGCCCGGGTGCCGGCAAAGGCCGGAAGCGGAAAGGCCCGGCGCCCGGGGGGCGGAACTCCCGTTCCGGGAGCGGCGCCGGCGAGGAGCGGAAAAGGCCCGCCAGGCCCGCAAGCTCCGGCCGGCGCGGACAGCCCGAGCGGGACGGCAAGCCCGCAAGCGCCGGCAAGGCACCCCGGCGGGAGCGCCCCCGCACTTCCGCAGGGCGGCACCGGCGCGGGGACAAGGCCCGCTGA
- a CDS encoding lipid II flippase MurJ, whose amino-acid sequence MPLLTARQRMGAAALILAASAVLSRLMGLVRDKVISWQFGAGGEADLYFAAFVVPDIINYLLAGGFMSITIIPLLAARFREDEADAWRFFSCVFFWMLVSSLALTGAGMIWAEQLARLTAPGFSPEALGRLAFFMRIILPAQVFFLAGACFTALLLLRRQFSVPALTPLIYNGAIIAMGLLLPLLPGAGALFGKGGHLGPGHLGMTGYCVGVTLGAGLGAFLLPFQAARAGGLRLSFVWRHPLILRFLFIALPLMLGQTVVMLDEQFLRVFGSLVGDGAVSLLNYGRRIAQVPVGLVGQAAAVASYPFLVRLLSDGENERFAATLRTALAASLGLIIPCALWMMAASWPILGIIFQGGRFGPEETLAALPLTRLMLAPAPFWIFYMVLVRAYYAHGDTLTPALTGTAVTIACIPLQYFLAVPLGAWAVAALSGLGVSAYVVWLILIWARRHGGAAFAGLAPLTGRCLACSLPAAGVAWLVADATLARLTIAPFFAACVALTASGAAFALVGVPLARLVAPELLDMAARPVRQRLARHKDRPTAPEDACQNDKDT is encoded by the coding sequence ATGCCCCTGCTCACCGCCCGCCAGCGCATGGGCGCTGCCGCGCTCATCCTCGCGGCCAGCGCCGTGCTCTCGCGCCTCATGGGCCTTGTGCGCGACAAGGTCATCTCCTGGCAGTTCGGCGCGGGCGGCGAGGCCGACCTCTATTTCGCGGCCTTCGTGGTGCCGGACATCATCAATTACCTCTTGGCCGGCGGCTTCATGTCCATCACCATCATCCCGCTCCTCGCGGCGCGCTTCCGCGAGGACGAGGCCGACGCGTGGCGGTTTTTCTCCTGCGTGTTCTTCTGGATGCTCGTATCCTCGCTGGCGCTCACGGGCGCGGGCATGATCTGGGCCGAGCAGCTCGCGCGGCTCACCGCGCCGGGCTTCAGCCCCGAGGCCCTGGGACGCCTCGCCTTTTTCATGCGCATCATCCTGCCGGCGCAGGTGTTCTTTCTCGCCGGGGCGTGCTTCACGGCGCTCTTGCTGCTCAGGCGGCAGTTCAGCGTGCCCGCGCTCACGCCGCTCATCTATAACGGCGCCATCATCGCCATGGGCCTGCTGTTGCCGCTTTTGCCGGGGGCCGGGGCACTGTTCGGCAAGGGCGGGCATCTTGGCCCCGGTCATCTCGGCATGACAGGGTATTGCGTGGGCGTGACCCTGGGCGCCGGGCTCGGGGCTTTCCTCCTGCCTTTCCAGGCCGCGCGGGCCGGGGGCCTCAGGCTCTCCTTCGTGTGGCGGCATCCGCTGATCCTGCGCTTCCTCTTCATCGCGCTGCCGCTCATGCTCGGGCAGACCGTGGTCATGCTCGACGAGCAGTTTTTGCGCGTCTTCGGGAGCCTCGTGGGCGACGGCGCCGTGAGCCTGCTGAACTATGGCCGGCGCATCGCGCAGGTGCCCGTGGGCCTCGTGGGGCAGGCCGCGGCCGTGGCCTCCTATCCCTTTCTCGTGCGCCTTTTGTCCGATGGCGAGAACGAGCGCTTCGCCGCGACGTTGCGCACGGCCCTTGCCGCGAGCCTGGGCCTCATCATCCCCTGCGCGCTCTGGATGATGGCGGCATCGTGGCCCATCCTCGGCATCATCTTCCAGGGCGGGCGCTTCGGGCCGGAGGAGACGCTGGCGGCGCTGCCGCTGACGAGGCTCATGCTCGCGCCGGCGCCCTTCTGGATCTTTTACATGGTGCTCGTGCGCGCCTATTACGCCCACGGCGACACCCTCACCCCGGCGCTCACGGGCACGGCGGTGACCATCGCCTGCATTCCCCTCCAGTATTTCCTCGCCGTGCCGCTGGGCGCCTGGGCCGTGGCCGCGCTGTCGGGCCTCGGCGTCAGCGCCTATGTTGTCTGGCTCATCCTCATCTGGGCGCGCCGCCACGGGGGGGCGGCCTTTGCGGGCCTTGCGCCGCTCACGGGCCGCTGTCTCGCCTGCTCGCTGCCGGCCGCGGGCGTGGCGTGGCTAGTGGCCGACGCCACGCTCGCGCGGCTTACGATTGCGCCCTTTTTCGCCGCCTGCGTGGCGCTCACGGCGAGCGGCGCGGCCTTCGCGCTGGTGGGCGTGCCGCTGGCGCGCCTTGTGGCGCCGGAACTGCTCGACATGGCGGCGAGGCCCGTCCGGCAGCGCCTGGCCCGGCACAAAGACAGGCCCACGGCGCCCGAGGACGCTTGCCAAAACGACAAAGATACATGA